GAAGTGCAGCTGACCGGTCGCAACCTCACCGACAAGGAATACCGCCTGGCCGGTTATAACTTCGCCGCCGTTCGCGACAGCAACGGCAACGTCACCGGCCCCGGCCTTGGCGGCGAAGACACCATAGTCGGCTACTACGGTGACCCGCGCACCGTCAGCCTGTCAGTAGGTTATCGTTTTTAAATCAAGGCTGTACCGGGTCGAAAGGCCCGGTACACTAGCACCATCTGCTGACAAGGTATCTATGCTAGCCGTGCGTGCCATCATCGCTGACGACCACCCGCTGTTTCGCGGCGCCCTGCAACAGGCCGCCGGTTCCCTGATGCCCGGAGCCACCGTGCTGGAAGCGGCCTGCATGGCCGACGTCTGGGCCCTGCTCAAGCAATACCCCGGCACCGAACTGGTGTTTTTAGACCTGATGATGCCGGGTACCGACGGCTTTGCCGGCCTGTCCGTGCTCAAGGCCGAATACCCCGACGTGGCGGTGATCATGATCTCCGCCCACGAAGACAACCTCACCATCAGCCGCGCCATGGCCCTGGGGGCCAGCGCCTTTGTGCCCAAATCGGCGCCCCTTGGCACCCTGTCCCAGGCCATCGATGCGGTACTGGACGGGGACAGCTGGCTGCCCGACGGCGTAGAGCTGGCCCAGGGGGAAGACACCCAGAAACTGGCGCTGATCGCCCGCCTCACCCCCCAGCAGCTAAGGGTGCTGAAAATGATTGCCGACGGCCTGCTGAACAAGCAGATCGCCTTTGAGATGCAGGTGCAGGAAACCACCGTCAAGCAGCACGTTTCTGCCATTTTGCGAAAGCTGGAAGTGTACAACCGCACCCAGGCCGGGCTGCTTTACCAGAGCCTGCACCAGGTGGCGTCAAGCCAATAGGCGGCGCATCAGGTTCTTCAGGGGCATGGGTTTGACCGGCTTTAGCAGGAAGTGAAAGCCGGCGTCGATAACGGCGCTGCGGATCTGCTCGGACTGGTCGGCCGAATGCACCACACAGGGTACCTCCCCAAAACGCCCTTGCAGGCGCTTGGCCACGTCCACTCCCAGGGCGCCGTCATCCAGGTGATAATCCATCAACAACAGGGCCGGCGGCTCCTCCAGGGCCTGGGCTTCGTGCTCGTCCCTCACTGCCGCCACCCGTGCCCCCCAACTTTCCAGCAGGGCCTTGAGGGCCTCGCGGACCTTGTCGTCGTTGTCCATCACCAAGATGGGGAGCCTGGGCAGCCACTGGTGGGTTTCACGGCCCAAGGTTTTCACCTCGGCCAACTGGCCCGGGGCCGCCCTTGGCAGGCGGATACCAAAGGCCGCCCCCCGCCCAGGCTCTGACTCCAGGCAAAGGCCGTGGCCCAGCAGCCGGCACAACCTGTCGGTGATGGCCAGGCCCAATCCCAGGCCCTGGCCCGGGCTTAACTGCTGGAATTCGGCGAAGATACGCCGCTGGTCTGCCTTGTTGATGCCGGGGCCGGTGTCCTTGACCCAGGCCACCAATTCCCGGCCCTGGCGGCGAATGCCCACCAGCACCCGGCCCTGCTCGGTATAACGCACGGCGTTGGCCAGCAGGTTTTGCAGGATACGGCGCAAGAGCTTCTTGTCTGAGCGCACCCACAGCCGGGTGGGCACCACCTTCAGGCAGATCCCCTTGGCCTCGGCCAGGGCCGAGAATTCCCGCACCAGGGGGGTGAGCACCTCACTCAGGGCAAAGTCCCCCCATTCGGCCTTGACGGCCCCTGCTTCTATCTTGGTGATCTCCAGCAAGGAGCCCAGCAGCCCCTCGGCGGACAGCAAGGAGCTTTGCACATTGTCCGCCAGATCTTTTAGCTCCCCCATTGGCGCCTTTTCCTTGAGCAGGGCGCCAAAGAGGATGGCGGCGTTAAAAGGCTGCAACAGATCGTGGCCGGCAGCGGCAAAAAAGCGGGTCTTGGCGGCAGTGGCCTCCTCCACCGCCTGCTTGGCGGCAAAGAGCTCCTGGTTCAGGTCCTGCAGGGCCTGGGTCCGCTCTATCACCCGCTCTTCCAGGGCTTCGTTGAGCTCGGTCAGCTGCTGCTGGGCCTGGATAAACTCGGTGATATCGCTGTAGGTGGTGACAAAGCCGCCCCCCGGCAAGGGATGGCCCACCATTTCCAGTACGGTGCCGTCGTCCTGG
This region of Gallaecimonas xiamenensis 3-C-1 genomic DNA includes:
- a CDS encoding response regulator transcription factor, which produces MLAVRAIIADDHPLFRGALQQAAGSLMPGATVLEAACMADVWALLKQYPGTELVFLDLMMPGTDGFAGLSVLKAEYPDVAVIMISAHEDNLTISRAMALGASAFVPKSAPLGTLSQAIDAVLDGDSWLPDGVELAQGEDTQKLALIARLTPQQLRVLKMIADGLLNKQIAFEMQVQETTVKQHVSAILRKLEVYNRTQAGLLYQSLHQVASSQ